One Solanum lycopersicum chromosome 2, SLM_r2.1 genomic region harbors:
- the LOC138341700 gene encoding uncharacterized protein, translating into MTRTRTNVTGGRGEALPEAVVEAPARGKGRSRARGRASSTTVARGRGRGAAPVRGLAREVSTEPQIDDREDQVPPDPVVTPLLQDMLLRVLRVLEGFSQGGGATTTPHDSRTRKGAQTQEQQQDPAVQDAVGQLPVDSAVHNDVAPAIGGQVASTVVLTEDEQRRYERFRKMDPPQFQGGKSEDAHEFLTTCRELL; encoded by the coding sequence atgacgaggactagaactaatgtgactggtggtagaggggaggcacttcccgaggcagttgttgaggccccagctaggggtaagggtagatctcgagctagaggtcgtgctagtagtacgacagtagccagaggtcgtggacgtggagcagcaccagtgagaggtcttgctagagaggtctctaccgaacctcagattgatgacagagaggaccaggttcctccagatcccgtagtcacacctttgcttcaggatatgctattgagggtgttaagaGTGTTAGAGggcttttctcagggtggtggtgcaactaccacaccacatgactccCGTACTAGAAagggggctcagacccaagagcagcaacaagATCCAGCTGTTCAAgatgcggtggggcaactaccagtagatTCCGCGGTTCAtaatgatgttgcaccagcaattgggggtcaagttgcatcgaCTGTTGTTttgacagaggatgagcagcgtaggtatgagagatttcgaaagatggacccacctcagtttcagggtgggaagagcgaggacgctcatgagtttctaactacatGCCGAGAGTTACTAtag